Proteins encoded in a region of the Novibacillus thermophilus genome:
- a CDS encoding carbohydrate ABC transporter permease: METGQYIYPSNVLSSLTFENYYLALQTAPIFKFLLNSLIFAGLITVGHLITSSLAAFAFVFIPFRGKGVMFSIVLSTMMIPWEATIIPNYDTIIKLGWLDAFPGLIVPHLALTLGIFLLRQHFLTLPKELYEAARIDGCSRFRFFLQMVLPLSRPILAALGTYSFITNWNQYLWPLLVTNSNEIRTVQIGLKMLISQEEQNDFPIIMAGIIMILLPTLLILVIGHKYLQKGLASYSQK, translated from the coding sequence ATGGAAACTGGACAGTACATTTATCCATCTAATGTTTTGTCATCGTTGACATTTGAAAATTATTATCTTGCTTTACAGACAGCACCTATTTTTAAGTTTTTACTAAACAGTCTTATTTTTGCGGGGCTCATAACAGTTGGACATCTCATTACGAGTAGTTTAGCCGCTTTTGCTTTTGTGTTTATTCCCTTTAGGGGTAAGGGGGTTATGTTTTCAATTGTGTTGTCAACAATGATGATCCCCTGGGAAGCGACAATTATTCCAAATTACGACACGATTATTAAACTCGGGTGGTTGGATGCGTTTCCTGGGTTGATTGTTCCTCATCTTGCTCTAACCTTGGGTATTTTTCTGCTAAGACAACATTTTTTAACGCTACCTAAGGAATTGTATGAAGCAGCTCGAATTGATGGCTGTTCACGTTTCCGTTTTTTCTTACAAATGGTTTTACCGTTATCACGCCCGATTTTAGCTGCTCTAGGAACGTATTCTTTTATCACGAATTGGAATCAATATTTGTGGCCCCTGTTAGTTACCAACAGTAATGAGATTCGTACTGTTCAAATTGGGTTGAAAATGCTTATTTCTCAGGAAGAACAAAATGACTTTCCCATAATCATGGCTGGTATCATCATGATTTTGTTGCCAACATTGCTTATTTTAGTCATTGGTCATAAGTATTTGCAAAAAGGTTTGGCGTCTTATTCACAAAAGTAA
- a CDS encoding ABC transporter ATP-binding protein → MTRAEKPILDVVNLVTSFPIKGGILKRKVGEVQAVSKVSFKIYQGETLGLVGESGCGKSTVARTIVGLEKSESGHIYFNGLDLTKLSNRRMRKVRKDIQFIFQDPFASLHPKMTVKELIQEPWEVHPEVVDRSDWDKEVMRLMEMVGLNPASRYNYAHQFSGGQCQRICIARALALRPKLIICDEAVSALDVSIQAQILNLLQDLQKELGLAYLFISHDLSVVRHICDRICVMYLGKIVEFGDRDQIFHSPSHPYTQALLSAVPVPEPWNIVERKEFILEGDIPSPANPPSGCRFRTRCWKAQEICKLEDPPLNEQEEGHASACHFAEADKGVIPKFKETVK, encoded by the coding sequence ATGACTAGAGCGGAGAAGCCAATCTTAGACGTTGTTAATCTTGTGACATCCTTTCCTATCAAGGGAGGTATTCTTAAGCGAAAAGTCGGAGAAGTTCAAGCGGTTTCAAAAGTTAGTTTTAAGATCTATCAGGGCGAAACCCTAGGATTAGTGGGCGAGTCTGGTTGTGGGAAATCAACTGTTGCTCGAACAATTGTAGGTTTAGAAAAATCTGAAAGTGGCCACATTTATTTTAACGGTCTTGATCTTACAAAGCTTTCAAATCGGAGAATGAGAAAAGTGCGCAAGGATATACAATTCATTTTTCAAGATCCCTTTGCTTCTTTACATCCTAAAATGACGGTTAAAGAACTGATTCAAGAACCTTGGGAAGTACACCCCGAGGTGGTAGACAGGTCTGACTGGGATAAAGAAGTGATGAGACTCATGGAGATGGTAGGATTAAATCCTGCTAGCCGATATAATTATGCCCATCAATTTTCTGGAGGCCAATGTCAGCGTATATGCATTGCACGGGCACTAGCTTTAAGACCTAAGTTAATCATTTGTGACGAAGCCGTTTCAGCACTTGACGTATCTATCCAGGCGCAGATTTTAAATCTACTTCAAGATTTACAAAAAGAGTTAGGCTTAGCGTACTTGTTTATCTCCCATGATCTTTCTGTTGTCCGGCATATATGCGACCGCATTTGTGTCATGTATTTAGGAAAAATTGTTGAATTTGGTGACCGAGACCAAATTTTTCATTCACCTTCCCACCCCTATACCCAAGCATTGCTGTCTGCAGTTCCAGTTCCGGAACCGTGGAATATTGTGGAGCGTAAAGAGTTTATCTTAGAAGGAGATATCCCTTCACCAGCCAATCCACCATCAGGTTGTCGGTTTCGAACTCGCTGTTGGAAAGCTCAAGAAATATGTAAATTAGAAGATCCACCACTCAATGAACAAGAAGAGGGACACGCGAGTGCATGTCACTTTGCGGAAGCTGATAAAGGTGTCATCCCTAAATTTAAAGAGACGGTAAAGTAA
- a CDS encoding ABC transporter substrate-binding protein, giving the protein MQKWRFTVNKFKLIVLGSFLILFAGCAGISEEYSGGVSSEPTDKSTAAKSDDQTLKVAFDQSINSLDPYGAHNGEPSTVLASRQIYDTLVIKDGTDYKPRLAEEWKEKDANTWVFKIRKGVTFHDGSPLTAEDVKYSLEQQVNSEDSPLTVLWNDFEAVEATNDHTLTIKTKKPMGTMLSNLSLLFITPADSKNDDFYEKPVGSGPFKVESFVPGESLILTGNEDFWDGAPDLTKLEFVNIPETAARLTALQTGEIDVTWTIPADQIAELEQAEDIEIIKTPSYLYYFNWFNSSREPFDDPLVRRAMWHAIDTKTIVKDLFGETGEVMSSPIPKEVFGSSDMETYAYDPELAKELLAEAGYPDGFSTSMMWSNGGGPQILQLAETMMSYWSEIGVQVEPIQIERAEWIEKLVALDWDMDLQTNSVITGDGDYTLGRLYISDANRNGYKNEELDKLLIAAKETTDQAERQKLYNQVNQIIWDEAVGIFPLELKQIAAIRTHVEGFKPSPSDDPEFRYVSVKK; this is encoded by the coding sequence ATGCAGAAATGGCGTTTTACGGTAAACAAATTCAAATTGATAGTGCTTGGATCCTTTCTGATCTTATTCGCTGGTTGCGCAGGAATCTCGGAAGAATATTCGGGAGGTGTGTCAAGTGAACCAACTGACAAATCGACAGCCGCGAAAAGTGATGACCAAACACTCAAAGTTGCCTTTGATCAAAGTATTAATTCTCTTGATCCGTATGGTGCTCACAACGGTGAGCCGTCCACGGTACTGGCGAGCAGGCAAATTTATGACACATTAGTTATTAAAGATGGTACAGATTACAAGCCTAGGCTTGCCGAAGAGTGGAAAGAAAAAGATGCTAATACGTGGGTCTTTAAAATAAGGAAAGGGGTTACCTTTCACGATGGTTCACCTTTAACGGCAGAAGACGTTAAATACTCCTTGGAGCAACAAGTGAACTCAGAAGATTCTCCTTTAACCGTTTTGTGGAATGATTTTGAGGCTGTTGAAGCTACAAATGATCATACGCTGACCATTAAGACGAAAAAACCAATGGGCACGATGCTATCTAACTTATCTCTCTTATTTATTACACCTGCCGATTCAAAAAATGATGATTTCTATGAAAAACCGGTAGGTAGTGGGCCGTTTAAAGTTGAATCTTTTGTACCAGGGGAAAGCTTGATACTGACAGGTAATGAAGATTTTTGGGATGGGGCACCAGATCTAACGAAGCTTGAATTTGTCAATATACCGGAAACAGCAGCAAGACTCACAGCATTGCAAACTGGAGAAATAGATGTCACGTGGACCATCCCTGCCGATCAAATTGCTGAATTAGAGCAAGCTGAAGACATAGAGATAATAAAAACTCCGAGTTATCTTTATTACTTTAACTGGTTCAACAGTAGTAGAGAGCCTTTTGATGACCCGTTGGTACGTAGAGCAATGTGGCACGCCATTGATACGAAAACGATCGTAAAGGATCTGTTCGGTGAAACAGGAGAAGTCATGAGCTCGCCGATCCCTAAAGAAGTATTCGGGTCTTCAGACATGGAAACTTACGCGTATGATCCAGAGCTGGCGAAAGAACTGTTAGCGGAAGCCGGTTATCCAGACGGTTTTTCAACGAGTATGATGTGGAGTAATGGTGGTGGCCCGCAAATTCTCCAACTTGCGGAAACGATGATGTCCTATTGGTCAGAAATAGGTGTTCAAGTGGAACCGATTCAGATAGAAAGAGCAGAATGGATTGAAAAGCTTGTTGCTCTTGACTGGGATATGGACTTACAGACGAACTCTGTCATCACGGGTGATGGTGACTACACGCTCGGAAGGTTATATATTTCAGATGCGAATCGAAACGGTTATAAAAACGAAGAATTAGATAAACTGTTGATTGCCGCCAAAGAAACGACGGACCAAGCAGAGCGTCAAAAGTTATACAATCAAGTAAATCAAATTATTTGGGATGAAGCTGTCGGTATTTTTCCCCTTGAATTAAAACAAATAGCAGCAATTCGAACTCATGTTGAAGGTTTTAAACCAAGTCCTTCAGATGATCCGGAATTCAGGTATGTTTCTGTAAAGAAATAA
- a CDS encoding carbohydrate ABC transporter permease, with the protein MSRGTSRTSGLKRIGRRSNNTSIKDFGSAMLYLFPALLIFSVFIFYPIVRTVYLSLFLTDRQRNPVEFIGLQNYIDMFLSEDFLSTLTATFLFVLYIVPATIFISLFLAVLAHVNLKGIKFYKVIYSSTLGVSVAASAMIFRYFYHPDLGLFNKILSFFNIGKIEWLIDPDWALFAIAIPTVWIHIGFNFIVLTGGLQNIPKELYESAQIDGAGWWRQLLNITIPQLSPILFFVTIILVIGSFQSFAQIDLLTGGGPSGATNLIVYSIYQDAFVRYNVGSASAQAIFLFVLIILITLLQFKFGEKRVHYQ; encoded by the coding sequence ATGAGTCGAGGAACTAGCCGAACATCAGGCCTTAAAAGAATTGGCAGACGTAGTAATAATACATCTATAAAAGACTTTGGCAGTGCAATGTTGTACCTCTTTCCCGCCCTTTTGATTTTTAGCGTTTTTATTTTTTACCCTATAGTGCGTACCGTTTACCTTAGCTTATTTTTAACTGATCGGCAACGAAATCCAGTTGAGTTTATTGGGTTACAAAATTACATAGACATGTTTTTATCAGAAGATTTTCTATCTACTCTAACTGCGACATTTCTATTTGTCCTATACATTGTACCTGCTACTATCTTCATTTCTTTATTCCTAGCGGTGCTAGCGCACGTTAATTTAAAAGGTATAAAGTTTTATAAAGTCATCTATTCTTCCACTCTCGGTGTTTCAGTTGCAGCAAGTGCGATGATATTTCGCTATTTTTACCATCCAGATTTAGGACTATTTAATAAAATCTTAAGTTTTTTTAATATCGGAAAAATAGAGTGGTTGATTGACCCCGATTGGGCTCTATTTGCAATAGCAATCCCAACTGTTTGGATACACATCGGGTTTAATTTCATCGTCTTGACGGGCGGGTTACAAAACATTCCAAAAGAATTATATGAGAGCGCCCAGATTGACGGGGCAGGGTGGTGGCGACAACTGTTGAACATTACCATCCCCCAGTTATCGCCTATCCTATTTTTCGTCACAATCATTTTGGTTATTGGATCGTTTCAATCTTTCGCCCAGATTGATCTCTTGACAGGTGGCGGACCTTCAGGTGCTACGAACCTTATCGTTTACTCAATTTACCAAGATGCGTTTGTTCGGTACAATGTTGGTTCTGCATCTGCACAAGCGATCTTTTTATTTGTACTTATCATTTTGATTACTTTGTTGCAATTTAAATTTGGCGAAAAAAGGGTGCACTATCAATGA
- a CDS encoding FAD-dependent oxidoreductase: MRYEFVRSDVTVVGGGLAGVCAAVSAARMGKKVALVQNRPVLGGNSSSEIRVWVLGATGLGVNRYARETGIIGEMLVENQFVNPDGNPYYWDLVVLETVRKESNIQLFLNTNVYEVEADGDEWNRKIHSVTGFMMGSEKKIRFESPIFLDCTGDGTVAFLAGAKYRIGREAQHEFNESWAPEKADNITLGSTMFFYTKDAGHPVKYVAPSFAKDITKTPIPMKRVFKAGDNGCYYWWIEWGGEAHIDTLYDNERIRDELWSVIYGIWDYIKNSGKFDADNMTLEWVGSVPGKREVRRFVGDYILTQNDLVNQVQFEDNVAFGGWSMDLHPPEGMYASDYVSKLLCPDGIYQIPFRSLYSKNVNNLLFAGRNISATHVAFGSTRVMATCSVMGEAAGAGAALCVDKGVTPRELYQHYIKELQQTLLWKDAAIIGLKYEDPTDVALQATVTASSHLTKIEVEKAKNPFHLDTDVAFLIPVDPKMMDIEILMDVKKDTEVEVEVWDTGKPENYIPHILQVKDTVTVKKGDRQWVSFHLPWSPEKAQNAFVIVRENENVSLYQSDEPMTGTLSFVREKKSNISRLLEAINNEQLVVQWSQKPVIRKPFCFRLKDDTRAFHPSKVTNGYLRPYGGPNMWVSAPMEAGQEEWVKLQWEKPIRFSQIHIIFNNDVNEDLNNLHYKRTPFEVFPELVGSYRIEAKINGDWKVIAEEKENRVRRKVHYLKHAEKTDQLRVVVESTNGSRFAEIVAIRVV, encoded by the coding sequence ATGAGATACGAATTTGTTCGATCAGACGTGACAGTGGTTGGCGGAGGTTTGGCAGGGGTTTGTGCAGCTGTATCAGCGGCAAGGATGGGTAAAAAGGTAGCTTTAGTCCAAAATCGTCCAGTTCTCGGGGGAAATTCTAGCAGTGAGATCCGGGTGTGGGTGTTAGGGGCCACTGGCCTCGGTGTTAACCGTTATGCACGGGAAACTGGTATTATCGGTGAAATGTTGGTTGAGAATCAATTTGTGAATCCTGACGGAAACCCATACTATTGGGACTTAGTCGTTTTAGAAACTGTTCGAAAAGAGTCTAATATTCAGCTGTTCCTCAATACAAATGTGTACGAAGTGGAAGCGGACGGTGATGAGTGGAACAGGAAGATTCATTCCGTTACTGGTTTTATGATGGGTTCAGAGAAAAAAATTCGCTTTGAAAGTCCAATATTTTTAGATTGTACAGGTGATGGGACGGTTGCCTTTCTTGCAGGAGCGAAATATAGAATAGGGAGAGAAGCACAACATGAATTTAATGAAAGTTGGGCTCCTGAGAAAGCTGACAATATTACACTAGGGAGCACTATGTTTTTTTACACTAAAGATGCAGGCCATCCTGTGAAATATGTGGCTCCAAGTTTTGCGAAAGATATTACGAAAACTCCTATTCCAATGAAACGTGTATTTAAAGCTGGGGATAACGGTTGTTACTATTGGTGGATTGAATGGGGCGGGGAAGCTCACATTGACACCTTGTATGATAATGAGCGCATCCGTGATGAACTCTGGTCTGTTATTTATGGTATTTGGGACTACATTAAAAACTCCGGGAAATTCGATGCGGACAATATGACATTAGAATGGGTGGGAAGTGTCCCTGGGAAAAGGGAGGTTCGACGTTTTGTAGGTGACTACATATTAACGCAAAACGATTTGGTAAACCAAGTTCAATTTGAAGATAATGTTGCTTTTGGAGGCTGGTCGATGGATCTTCATCCACCAGAAGGAATGTATGCTTCTGATTATGTTTCGAAGCTACTTTGCCCGGACGGCATCTATCAAATTCCATTCCGCAGTCTTTACTCTAAAAATGTTAACAACTTATTATTTGCAGGTCGAAATATTAGTGCAACTCACGTTGCATTTGGTTCAACTCGAGTAATGGCAACATGTTCAGTGATGGGTGAAGCAGCAGGAGCAGGTGCCGCCCTCTGTGTAGATAAAGGAGTAACTCCACGAGAGTTATATCAACATTATATAAAGGAATTACAGCAAACTTTACTTTGGAAGGATGCTGCCATTATCGGGCTGAAGTACGAGGATCCAACAGATGTCGCACTTCAAGCGACAGTTACGGCTTCGAGTCATTTAACGAAGATAGAAGTTGAAAAGGCGAAAAATCCTTTTCATTTAGATACCGATGTCGCATTTTTGATCCCAGTAGATCCCAAAATGATGGATATAGAAATTTTAATGGATGTAAAAAAAGACACTGAGGTAGAGGTTGAAGTGTGGGACACGGGTAAACCGGAAAACTACATTCCACATATTTTGCAGGTGAAAGATACTGTAACAGTAAAAAAAGGAGACCGTCAGTGGGTCAGTTTCCACCTTCCTTGGTCACCCGAAAAAGCACAAAACGCATTCGTCATTGTCAGAGAAAACGAAAATGTATCGCTTTATCAATCGGATGAACCGATGACCGGTACTTTAAGTTTTGTAAGAGAAAAAAAATCAAATATCTCAAGGTTATTGGAAGCGATAAACAACGAACAATTAGTTGTGCAATGGAGTCAAAAACCTGTCATCCGCAAGCCTTTTTGTTTTCGACTGAAGGATGATACGCGTGCGTTCCATCCAAGTAAAGTAACTAATGGTTATCTTCGCCCATACGGAGGACCTAACATGTGGGTTTCGGCCCCCATGGAAGCAGGTCAAGAAGAGTGGGTAAAGTTACAATGGGAAAAACCGATAAGATTTTCACAAATTCATATTATTTTCAATAACGACGTTAATGAAGATTTAAACAACCTTCATTATAAACGTACACCCTTTGAAGTGTTTCCAGAACTTGTTGGGAGTTATCGAATCGAAGCAAAGATAAATGGCGATTGGAAAGTGATAGCTGAAGAAAAAGAAAATCGAGTAAGACGAAAGGTTCACTATCTAAAGCATGCAGAAAAGACGGATCAGTTGAGGGTTGTGGTTGAATCTACAAATGGATCGAGATTTGCAGAAATCGTAGCAATTAGAGTCGTTTAA
- a CDS encoding ABC transporter permease — MTQESTMSVSNEMVMKRTTLVKWDWGIIIACIPVTMYVLIGIFGPIFIDFDPTKTFTGSRLLPPGSVLENGKTAWLGTDQVGRDILSQIIYGTRISLLVSLATVLIGGSVGVLLGLISGYFGGLVDSIIMRIADIQLAFPAILLAILIAGVLGPSITNVIITLSITRWVTFARVTRGATMATKKREFVDSARVLGVSNLKILFKHVFPMCVSPLMVIITVQIGLVIISEASLSFLGLGVPPSQPSWGLLISHGRDYINSAWWIATMPGIALAILVVSVGFLGDKLRDKFDPSLD; from the coding sequence GATTGGGGAATCATTATTGCCTGTATACCCGTTACCATGTATGTCCTAATTGGAATTTTCGGTCCGATATTTATCGATTTTGATCCAACCAAAACGTTTACCGGCAGTCGGTTGCTACCACCGGGATCCGTCCTTGAAAATGGAAAAACTGCTTGGCTTGGAACAGATCAAGTAGGAAGGGATATCCTTTCCCAAATTATTTACGGAACACGCATATCACTATTAGTATCCCTTGCCACCGTTTTGATCGGCGGATCTGTCGGTGTCTTGTTAGGGCTGATCTCTGGTTATTTTGGTGGTTTAGTAGATTCCATCATCATGAGAATTGCGGATATTCAACTTGCGTTCCCAGCTATATTACTTGCTATTTTAATTGCTGGTGTCCTCGGGCCCAGTATAACCAATGTTATTATCACGCTATCCATAACCCGATGGGTGACTTTCGCCAGGGTAACGCGAGGGGCGACCATGGCGACAAAAAAACGTGAATTTGTTGATTCCGCAAGAGTATTAGGTGTTTCTAATCTTAAAATATTGTTTAAACATGTTTTTCCGATGTGTGTATCTCCGCTCATGGTTATCATAACGGTACAAATAGGGTTAGTTATCATTTCTGAAGCCTCTCTTAGTTTCCTTGGCTTGGGTGTGCCTCCTTCCCAACCGTCATGGGGATTATTGATTTCGCATGGACGTGATTACATTAATTCTGCATGGTGGATTGCAACGATGCCTGGCATCGCCTTAGCAATCCTAGTTGTGAGTGTAGGTTTTTTAGGAGATAAACTAAGAGATAAATTTGATCCATCTTTAGATTGA
- a CDS encoding ABC transporter ATP-binding protein — protein MGVDQVLDRRQPNTIEPLLEVRDLSVAFRSKTGNVTVVKDVNFSLQPSETLAILGESGSGKSTVALALMGLLPKPNGRISGGSIYFQGKDLVRLGESERRKLRGSQMSMIFQDPLSALNPVYTVGYQIGEVLRIHRRMSRDKIKNAVIELMEQVHIPDARKRYNNYPHQFSGGMQQRIMIAMALALEPKVLIADEPTTALDVTVQAQIMYLLKELQKTKKMGLILISHDLGVVANHADRIAVMYAGHMVETGKVEDVFRNPAHPYTVGLMESLPTLHKHSTRLSPIKGSPPNILTPPKGCAFHPRCPIAKDRCKDDTPLLNKVTEGRDSACHFYEEVLDND, from the coding sequence ATGGGTGTAGACCAGGTTTTAGATAGAAGGCAACCTAACACGATAGAACCGTTGCTTGAAGTTCGTGACCTTTCTGTAGCGTTTCGTTCAAAAACTGGCAATGTTACTGTGGTCAAAGATGTCAATTTTTCATTACAACCATCTGAAACATTAGCAATACTCGGGGAGTCGGGAAGCGGTAAGAGCACTGTTGCATTAGCTTTAATGGGTTTACTGCCCAAACCAAATGGACGTATCTCCGGAGGGAGTATTTATTTCCAGGGTAAAGACCTTGTCCGTTTGGGAGAATCAGAAAGAAGGAAGCTCCGTGGTTCACAAATGTCGATGATTTTCCAAGACCCTTTGAGTGCTTTAAATCCAGTATACACGGTAGGCTATCAAATTGGGGAAGTCCTTCGTATTCATAGACGGATGTCCAGAGACAAAATAAAGAATGCAGTTATCGAATTAATGGAGCAAGTTCACATCCCTGATGCTCGTAAACGTTACAACAATTATCCACATCAATTTTCAGGTGGTATGCAACAGCGTATCATGATTGCAATGGCATTGGCTTTGGAGCCGAAGGTCCTTATAGCGGATGAGCCTACAACGGCATTAGATGTAACGGTACAGGCACAGATTATGTATCTGCTAAAAGAACTTCAAAAAACTAAAAAAATGGGATTAATTCTTATTTCCCACGATCTTGGTGTCGTCGCTAACCATGCGGATCGTATAGCGGTTATGTACGCTGGGCATATGGTGGAAACGGGGAAGGTGGAAGACGTATTCCGTAACCCTGCACACCCATATACCGTTGGTCTGATGGAGTCCCTTCCGACGCTTCACAAACATAGTACCCGCCTATCCCCCATAAAAGGTTCTCCGCCCAACATTCTGACACCTCCAAAAGGTTGTGCATTTCATCCTAGATGTCCAATAGCAAAGGACAGATGTAAGGATGATACGCCTTTGTTAAATAAGGTGACTGAAGGTAGAGACAGTGCTTGTCATTTCTATGAGGAGGTTTTAGATAATGACTAG
- a CDS encoding ABC transporter substrate-binding protein, which yields MEELIEQYHNSQDKVVINPIFQGNYIEGFSKINSVLGTDDVPDLMQLNEHSNKPMVDAGYITPMQDFIDRDNIDIRSFEPAVLGRYEVDGKLYAMPFNPSIAVIYYNKEAFREVGLDPETPPHTYSEYEEAAEKLTVRNGDNIERYGLNIFTTAWRLEQLVVNQGGYLVNNENGQSGEATEGTINSEEFIRAFTWIKDMYDKGIYGHYGRDPADALDAFNAGKLAMVAHTSSAAVPTIDEAPFEVGIALYPVPDGVEPHGSVIGGASLWIFDDIPEEKQEAAWDFVKFLVQPDTQAYWTTNTGYFPVNTEVYETEVYQEFLKKYPQIQTTLDQLHLGEVGPANKGAYIGVYPDIYDILETQFEKVIDGSLDIKDALYEGNELVTKELERYQKTQGSN from the coding sequence TTGGAAGAATTAATAGAGCAATATCATAATAGTCAGGACAAAGTCGTAATTAACCCTATCTTTCAAGGAAATTACATTGAAGGGTTTAGTAAAATAAATTCGGTCTTGGGAACAGACGATGTGCCGGACCTCATGCAGTTGAATGAACACTCAAATAAGCCAATGGTTGATGCAGGATACATTACACCGATGCAAGACTTTATTGATCGCGACAACATAGATATACGTTCTTTCGAACCAGCAGTTTTGGGTCGGTACGAAGTTGACGGCAAGCTCTATGCGATGCCCTTTAACCCATCTATTGCTGTCATTTATTACAATAAAGAAGCCTTTAGGGAAGTGGGCCTCGACCCAGAAACCCCACCTCATACCTACAGTGAATATGAAGAAGCCGCGGAAAAATTAACAGTTCGTAACGGGGACAACATTGAACGATACGGTCTTAATATATTTACAACTGCGTGGCGTTTAGAACAACTTGTTGTGAATCAAGGTGGTTATCTCGTTAATAATGAGAACGGACAATCTGGGGAAGCGACAGAAGGAACGATTAACAGTGAAGAGTTTATTCGAGCTTTTACTTGGATAAAAGATATGTATGACAAAGGGATTTATGGGCATTATGGCCGAGATCCTGCGGACGCTCTTGATGCATTTAATGCTGGAAAATTAGCTATGGTGGCTCATACATCTTCGGCCGCAGTGCCCACTATCGACGAAGCCCCTTTTGAAGTAGGAATAGCATTATACCCTGTTCCGGACGGAGTTGAACCACATGGATCGGTTATTGGCGGAGCTTCATTGTGGATTTTTGATGATATCCCTGAAGAGAAACAGGAGGCTGCATGGGATTTTGTTAAGTTTCTCGTGCAACCGGACACTCAAGCATATTGGACAACTAACACAGGATATTTCCCAGTGAACACTGAAGTATATGAAACAGAAGTTTATCAAGAATTCCTGAAAAAATATCCTCAAATTCAAACAACGTTAGACCAACTCCATCTCGGGGAAGTTGGGCCCGCAAACAAGGGCGCTTATATTGGAGTTTACCCAGACATTTACGACATACTCGAAACTCAGTTTGAAAAGGTGATAGACGGTTCTCTTGACATCAAGGATGCACTTTACGAAGGAAACGAATTAGTAACAAAAGAGCTTGAGAGGTATCAAAAGACACAAGGTTCAAATTAA
- a CDS encoding sugar phosphate isomerase/epimerase family protein: protein MRLATSTCIFGHTLDGRYLSYKESIRRCKAAGFNVIDVNFCRALSGKTDLAKENWRQLIDDLRNEAEKIGVEFSQSHPVFLPGHVKDHPIELQELYDEMMRRSIIASSILGVKWAVIHPVEEKEKTVFDTEASIKANLELHAPIVELAVKHDVGIAFENMIDKADSKRRFASHAGELAALIDAYNDPGVGACWDFGHANFLYKDQRIALRTLGKRLKATHVDDNYGTKDEHMFPFHGNIDWHSIMPVLSEIGYEGDFTYETQNEFDNLPDHVKDHVAKVGYEIGVYLLSLA, encoded by the coding sequence TTGAGATTAGCGACTTCTACTTGTATATTCGGTCACACGTTAGATGGGCGTTATCTCTCCTACAAAGAATCAATCAGGCGGTGTAAGGCAGCTGGATTTAATGTGATCGACGTCAATTTTTGTCGGGCGCTTTCCGGAAAAACCGACCTTGCGAAGGAAAATTGGCGACAATTAATAGACGACTTGAGAAATGAGGCAGAGAAAATCGGTGTTGAATTTTCACAATCACATCCTGTTTTTTTGCCAGGTCACGTTAAAGATCACCCTATAGAACTACAGGAATTATATGACGAAATGATGAGGCGCTCTATTATCGCGAGCTCGATTCTCGGTGTAAAGTGGGCTGTTATTCATCCTGTCGAAGAAAAAGAAAAGACGGTTTTTGACACTGAAGCGAGTATTAAAGCCAATTTGGAACTTCATGCCCCTATAGTTGAACTTGCCGTTAAACATGACGTTGGAATAGCCTTCGAAAACATGATAGACAAGGCTGATTCCAAAAGGCGCTTTGCCAGTCATGCCGGGGAACTTGCGGCTCTCATAGATGCTTATAACGATCCGGGTGTAGGAGCCTGTTGGGATTTTGGCCATGCTAACTTCCTTTACAAAGATCAGCGCATAGCGCTTCGAACTCTTGGGAAGCGTCTTAAAGCAACGCACGTAGATGATAACTATGGAACTAAAGACGAGCATATGTTTCCGTTTCATGGAAATATAGACTGGCATTCCATCATGCCAGTACTAAGCGAGATTGGATATGAGGGAGATTTTACTTACGAGACACAAAACGAATTTGATAACCTTCCTGATCACGTTAAAGACCATGTTGCAAAAGTGGGTTATGAAATTGGGGTTTACTTACTGTCATTAGCGTAA